From the genome of Papaver somniferum cultivar HN1 chromosome 2, ASM357369v1, whole genome shotgun sequence, one region includes:
- the LOC113348295 gene encoding nitrate regulatory gene2 protein-like, translating to MGCAQSKIENEEAVTRCKDRKQFLKEAVKNRNYFAATHSAYTVSLRHTGAALSDYGEGEVDAFHRDTLLPSSSALPAAPRDILPPPPPPLPNFGPPKPLQRAATMPEFSIPKPDLKPTTSDTIEEEEIDVEDEDDDERNGLSHRRRSRKIVNEEVEEEPPPRPREPSRNPVPPPPESSNTTSVMDYLFAPIQDMPMSSLSEVDEIQSFKDDSRDGRSNYDTGFKKSNDIRVDSSSSDAGNASTSSSTIEVQVPVEKANEVKPVKKTKQYVHSSSMDVEGNRSGKVLNMMDLLKELDNHFLSAFQSAAEVSKMLEANRLHFHSNYADNRGHIDHSKRVMQVITWNKSFRGLQNANDEKDEDETDETLASVLDKILAWEKKLYDEIKVGEVMKFDYQKKVALLNRQKSRNPSDLSLEKTKTAVSHLHTRYIIDMQSLDSTVSEIDTLRDEHLYPKLVSLVDGMAKMWETMNQHHRIQLKIVTDVKFLDTSNAPLETSDKHHQCTVQLHDVVEDWYVQLKAVMSHKKAFVKALNSWLKLNLIPVDSSLKEQVPSPPRVRLPVQSLLLAWQEYLEKIPDELGRSAISSFAHVMKNIVMHQKDEIKLRMTCEDTRRELFRKTRAFEDWYNRNKDIERPEDANHKDSITARKIQVELVKNRLEEEEAAYRKQCKQVRDKSTVSMKTHLPDLFRAMSDFTNATALMYQKLQSIAQSQKNPTHT from the exons atgGGTTGTGCACAATCAAAAATAGAAAACGAAGAAGCAGTAACCCGTTGCAAAGATAGAAAACAATTCTTAAAAGAAGCTGTCAAGAATCGGAACTACTTCGCTGCAACACACTCTGCATATACCGTCTCTCTCAGGCATACTGGTGCCGCTTTAAGTGATTATGGTGAAGGTGAAGTTGATGCTTTTCACCGGGATACTTTACTTCCATCTTCATCTGCTTTACCTGCTGCACCTCGTGAtattcttccaccaccaccacccccttTACCTAATTTTGGTCCGCCGAAACCCCTTCAAAGAGCTGCAACTATGCCTGAATTTTCAATCCCTAAACCTGACCTGAAACCCACTACCAGTGATACAATtgaggaagaagaaattgatgtagaggatgaagatgatgatgagaggAACGGGCTTTCTCATCGTAGACGAAGCCGGAAGATTGTTAatgaagaagttgaagaagaaccaCCACCTCGTCCCCGGGAACCGTCGAGAAACCCTGTACCTCCACCACCGGAATCGAGTAATACAACTTCGGTAATGGACTATCTTTTTGCTCCTATTCAAGATatgcccatgtcttctttaagtgAAGTTGATGAAATTCAATCGTTTAAAGATGATAGTAGAGATGGTAGAAGTAATTATGATACTGGGTTTAAGAAATCGAATGATATTCGTGTTGATAGTAGTAGCAGTGATGCTGGAAATGCTAGTACTAGTAGTAGTACAATTGAGGTTCAGGTACCAGTTGAGAAGGCAAATGAAGTGAAACCAGTGAAAAAGACTAAGCAATATGTACACTCAAGTTCTATGGATGTTGAGGGCAATAGAAGTGGTAAAGTGCTTAATATGATGGACTTACTAAAAGAACTCGATAACCATTTTCTTAGTGCCTTTCAAAGTGCTGCCGAGGTCTCGAAGATGCTTGAAGCAAATCGATTGCACTTCCACTCTAATTATGCTGATAATCGAG GGCACATAGATCATTCTAAAAGGGTTATGCAGGTTATTACTTGGAATAAGTCTTTTCGAGGTCTACAAaatgcaaatgatgaaaaagatgaGGATGAGACAGATGAAACTCTGGCAAGTGTGTTGGATAAAATTTTAGCATGGGAAAAGAAGCTATATGATGAAATAAAG GTAGGAGAAGTAATGAAATTTGACTATCAAAAAAAGGTTGCTTTGCTAAATAGACAGAAGAGCCGCAACCCAAGTGATTTATCACTAGAGAAAACAAAAACAGCAGTAAGTCATCTTCATACAAGATATATAATCGACATGCAATCCTTGGATTCTACTGTATCAGAAATAGACACTTTGCGCGATGAACACTTATATCCAAAGCTCGTATCCCTTGTTGATGG GATGGCGAAAATGTGGGAAACCATGAATCAACATCACAGAATTCAGTTGAAGATTGTCACAGACGTTAAATTCCTTGATACCTCCAATGCCCCTTTAGAAACCTCCGATAAACACCATCAGTGTACCGTGCAGCTCCATGATGTCGTGGAAGACTGGTATGTGCAATTGAAAGCGGTCATGAGCCATAAGAAAGCATTTGTCAAAGCCTTGAACAGCTGGTTGAAACTGAATCTCATCCCTGTAGATAGCAGCTTGAAAGAGCAAGTTCCATCTCCACCTAGAGTTCGTCTGCCAGTCCAGTCTCTCCTGCTCGCTTGGCAAGAATACCTAGAGAAGATTCCAGATGAGCTAGGCAGAAGTGCGATATCAAGTTTCGCTCACGTCATGAAAAACATAGTGATGCATCAAAAAGATGAAATAAAACTGAGGATGACTTGTGAAGATACCCGTAGGGAATTATTTCGGAAAACCCGGGCATTCGAGGATTGGTACAATAGGAACAAAGATATAGAGAGACCTGAAGATGCAAATCACAAGGACTCGATTACAGCTAGGAAGATTCAGGTGGAGCTTGTGAAAAATAGGTTAGAAGAGGAGGAGGCTGCTTATCGAAAGCAATGCAAGCAGGTGAGGGACAAGTCAACAGTGAGCATGAAGACTCACTTGCCTGATCTTTTCCGGGCAATGTCGGATTTCACTAATGCAACTGCTCTTATGTACCAGAAATTGCAGTCGATTGCTCAGTCACAGAAGAACCCTACACACACCTGA